A window from Aureibacillus halotolerans encodes these proteins:
- a CDS encoding DUF2188 domain-containing protein gives MRTKYFVTFDSEAKQWKVKKTGAEKASGLYNLKTEAIDAAVTFAKNNQPSQVIIKNKDGKIEDERTYGNDPYPPKG, from the coding sequence ATGAGAACAAAATACTTTGTTACGTTCGATAGTGAAGCTAAGCAGTGGAAGGTAAAGAAAACTGGTGCAGAAAAAGCTTCTGGTTTATATAATTTGAAAACAGAGGCGATAGATGCTGCGGTAACTTTTGCAAAGAACAATCAACCTAGTCAAGTCATAATAAAAAATAAAGATGGTAAAATTGAAGACGAACGTACATACGGTAATGATCCTTATCCCCCTAAAGGTTAA
- a CDS encoding Shedu anti-phage system protein SduA domain-containing protein translates to MNILSRSYEIIKDAPKEIAWEDYETKSKEEFYTLLSSSSDNEAVFQNFFEENPSYMPGALELFGQSGHYPFMHSLVSQPRIGSSYTRIPDFVWLAQNSLDFSPVFVEIEKPSKLMFNKSGSTKAEFTQAIDQIYEWKSILKKPANQLLLFDFFNIPQEIREKNFKPQFLLIYGRREEYENKELLRDKRATMRQENIDIMSFDRLRPIRDYYQFITSTVWNKEYRVKSIAPTFKYRPDCAQELASVRDFKEAIKNMRHTSPERKEFLEMRYDYWVEFSNSDQKGLIHSGEGE, encoded by the coding sequence TTGAATATATTATCTCGATCTTATGAAATTATTAAAGATGCACCAAAAGAAATTGCTTGGGAAGACTATGAGACAAAATCCAAGGAAGAATTTTATACATTGCTTAGTTCATCAAGCGACAATGAAGCGGTATTCCAAAACTTTTTTGAAGAAAATCCTTCATATATGCCTGGTGCACTAGAATTGTTTGGACAATCTGGACACTATCCTTTCATGCATTCTTTAGTATCGCAACCTCGAATTGGTTCGTCCTATACCCGCATTCCTGATTTTGTTTGGTTGGCACAAAATAGTCTCGATTTTTCGCCTGTTTTTGTTGAAATAGAAAAACCGTCTAAATTGATGTTTAACAAAAGCGGGAGTACTAAGGCTGAATTCACACAAGCTATTGATCAAATATATGAATGGAAGTCCATATTAAAAAAGCCGGCAAATCAGCTATTGTTGTTCGATTTCTTTAACATACCACAGGAGATAAGAGAGAAAAACTTCAAACCTCAATTTTTGCTAATTTATGGGAGGAGAGAAGAATATGAGAATAAAGAATTGTTAAGAGATAAAAGAGCTACAATGCGCCAGGAAAATATTGATATCATGTCATTTGACAGACTTCGACCCATTAGAGATTATTATCAATTCATCACGAGTACGGTATGGAATAAAGAGTATCGAGTAAAAAGTATTGCTCCTACATTTAAATATCGTCCAGATTGTGCACAGGAGCTTGCTTCAGTTAGAGATTTTAAGGAAGCAATAAAAAACATGAGACATACTTCACCGGAGAGGAAAGAGTTTTTAGAAATGAGATATGATTATTGGGTCGAATTTAGTAATTCAGATCAAAAGGGTCTAATACATAGCGGAGAAGGAGAGTGA
- a CDS encoding SDR family NAD(P)-dependent oxidoreductase gives MNCKTIDSGKIYLITGAAGFIGYYLAKNLLEQGCQVIGVDNVNDYYDVNLKHTRLGKLEPYEKFTFIKGDIADKNLVMETFEKYKPNIVVNLAAQAGVRYSIENPDVYIQSNIIGFYNILEACRSHPVDHLVYASSSSVYGANKKVPFEESDHVDNPVSLYASTKKSNELMAHTYSHLYKIPATGLRFFTVYGPMGRPDMAYYGFANKYFAGQPIKIFNNGDFENDLYRDFTYIDDIIEGIERILSNPPEGDVQHKVFNIGNNSPEKLMVFIETLETALSKALGKEVQFEKIFEPMQPGDVPATYASTDQLQKAVGFKPETSIEEGLQKFADWYVEYYGVERFR, from the coding sequence ATGAATTGCAAAACTATTGATAGTGGTAAAATATATTTAATTACTGGAGCAGCAGGTTTTATCGGGTACTACTTAGCTAAAAATCTACTAGAACAGGGTTGCCAGGTGATCGGTGTTGATAACGTCAACGACTACTATGATGTGAATCTTAAACACACTAGGTTAGGAAAGTTGGAACCATACGAGAAGTTCACCTTTATTAAAGGCGACATAGCAGACAAGAATCTGGTTATGGAGACTTTTGAAAAGTACAAGCCAAATATTGTCGTAAACCTAGCTGCTCAGGCAGGGGTAAGGTATTCAATAGAGAATCCGGATGTCTATATTCAAAGTAATATCATTGGCTTTTACAATATCCTTGAGGCTTGCAGAAGTCATCCAGTAGACCATCTTGTCTATGCCTCATCTAGTTCAGTTTATGGAGCAAATAAAAAAGTTCCTTTTGAAGAATCAGATCATGTGGACAATCCAGTTTCACTTTATGCATCCACGAAAAAATCGAATGAATTAATGGCACATACATATAGCCACCTATATAAGATTCCCGCTACAGGACTTCGATTCTTTACGGTTTACGGACCTATGGGTCGACCAGACATGGCCTACTATGGTTTTGCAAATAAGTATTTCGCAGGACAACCAATCAAGATCTTCAATAATGGCGATTTTGAGAATGATCTTTACCGAGACTTTACGTATATTGATGACATCATCGAAGGAATTGAACGAATATTAAGCAATCCGCCTGAAGGTGACGTTCAACATAAAGTCTTCAATATCGGAAACAACAGCCCAGAGAAACTCATGGTATTTATTGAAACGTTAGAAACGGCCTTAAGCAAAGCACTAGGCAAAGAAGTACAATTTGAAAAGATCTTTGAACCGATGCAGCCAGGGGATGTACCAGCGACGTATGCTTCGACAGATCAATTGCAAAAAGCTGTTGGCTTTAAACCGGAGACATCAATTGAAGAAGGACTGCAGAAATTTGCTGATTGGTATGTGGAGTATTATGGGGTGGAGAGGTTTAGGTAA
- a CDS encoding UDP-glucose dehydrogenase family protein has product MYKIAVAGTGYVGLVAGVCFAEIGHQVTCVDIDEQKVDLMKSGVSPIFETGLEELMQTNYAAGRITYTTDFKAAYQEADAIFIGVGTPEQPDGSANLSYIATVARQIAESVENDCLVVVKSTVPVGTNDKVEQFIQDFLVKDVKVEVASNPEFLAQGSAVHNTLHAERIIIGTESKWSEELLTKIYAPFHLPIVSVNRRSAEMIKYASNDFLALKISYMNDIANLCELVGADIQDVAKGMSYDERIGSKFLNAGIGFGGSCFPKDTKALEYIAKQNGYELKTVKAAIDVNKEQKTMLYKKASKRLITLNGLKVAVLGLTFKPGTDDLREAASLENIPLLLEQGADIYAYDPVGAESFAKVHPEGKQGKGSITYVSHIEHALEEANVCFVFTEWGDVKAVTPETFKKLMRTPLVFDGRNMYRVEDMQEAGVEYHSIGRKPASRVSVKESNNYELQNY; this is encoded by the coding sequence ATGTACAAAATAGCAGTAGCAGGAACAGGATACGTCGGCCTAGTGGCCGGCGTTTGTTTTGCTGAAATTGGTCATCAAGTCACCTGTGTTGATATTGATGAACAGAAAGTAGACCTAATGAAATCTGGCGTTTCACCAATCTTCGAAACAGGTTTAGAAGAATTAATGCAAACGAATTATGCTGCTGGCAGAATTACTTATACAACTGACTTCAAAGCCGCCTATCAAGAGGCAGATGCCATCTTTATTGGTGTTGGGACACCTGAACAACCGGATGGTTCTGCTAACCTATCCTACATTGCTACAGTGGCCAGGCAAATTGCTGAATCGGTTGAGAATGACTGCCTCGTCGTTGTTAAATCGACGGTACCTGTTGGAACAAATGATAAAGTCGAGCAGTTTATACAGGACTTCCTAGTCAAAGACGTAAAGGTAGAAGTCGCCTCAAACCCAGAATTTTTAGCGCAAGGATCAGCTGTTCATAATACGCTTCATGCTGAGAGAATCATCATCGGAACAGAAAGTAAATGGTCAGAGGAATTATTAACGAAAATATACGCACCGTTTCATTTACCGATTGTTTCAGTAAATAGAAGATCGGCAGAAATGATCAAATATGCGTCCAATGACTTCCTTGCCTTAAAGATCTCTTATATGAACGATATTGCTAACCTTTGTGAATTGGTTGGCGCGGATATTCAGGATGTGGCTAAGGGAATGAGTTATGATGAGCGTATTGGCAGTAAGTTCTTAAATGCAGGGATTGGCTTTGGTGGATCGTGTTTCCCTAAAGATACAAAAGCGCTTGAGTATATCGCAAAACAGAACGGGTATGAACTCAAAACGGTGAAAGCTGCAATTGATGTAAACAAAGAGCAGAAAACAATGCTATATAAGAAAGCAAGCAAAAGGCTAATCACCTTAAACGGCTTAAAAGTAGCTGTGCTAGGGTTGACGTTTAAGCCTGGAACGGACGATTTAAGAGAAGCAGCGTCTCTTGAAAATATACCTTTATTGTTGGAACAAGGTGCAGATATCTATGCTTATGATCCTGTGGGAGCAGAGAGCTTTGCTAAAGTTCATCCAGAAGGCAAGCAAGGAAAAGGAAGCATTACTTATGTGTCCCACATTGAACATGCTTTGGAAGAGGCAAATGTCTGCTTTGTTTTTACTGAATGGGGAGATGTCAAAGCAGTAACGCCAGAAACGTTTAAGAAATTAATGAGAACACCATTGGTTTTTGATGGTCGGAACATGTATCGAGTAGAGGATATGCAGGAAGCTGGAGTAGAATATCACTCCATCGGAAGAAAACCTGCATCTAGAGTATCTGTTAAGGAGTCTAATAATTATGAATTGCAAAACTATTGA
- the rfbB gene encoding dTDP-glucose 4,6-dehydratase: MPKKKVLVTGGAGFIGGNFVQYMIHKYPQYDIYNLDSLTYAGDLTKHREIETKKNYHFIKADIADREQIIPLFVQEKFDYVVHFAAESHVDRSITDPEVFIRTNVLGTQVLLDASKHIGVTKFVHVSTDEVYGELDFDPTTFFTEETPIQPNSPYSASKASSDLLVRAYHETYELPVNITRCSNNYGPYHFPEKLIPLTISRILNDQKVPVYGDGKNIRDWLHVIDHCTAIDLVMHEGINGEVYNVGGHNEQTNLEVVKTIIRALGKSDDLIEFVKDRLGHDKRYAIDPTKLEKLGWKPTYTFETGIDQTIQWYLDNKEWWEHIISGEYQSYFEKQYSI, encoded by the coding sequence ATGCCAAAGAAAAAAGTCCTCGTCACTGGAGGAGCAGGATTTATTGGTGGGAATTTTGTGCAATACATGATTCATAAATATCCCCAATACGATATTTATAATTTAGATTCGTTGACATATGCAGGTGATTTAACAAAGCACCGTGAAATTGAAACAAAGAAAAATTATCATTTTATTAAAGCCGATATTGCGGATCGAGAACAAATAATACCTCTTTTTGTACAAGAGAAGTTCGATTATGTGGTGCATTTTGCAGCGGAAAGCCACGTTGACCGTTCAATCACAGATCCTGAAGTATTCATCCGAACGAATGTACTAGGGACTCAAGTATTATTGGATGCCTCAAAGCACATTGGTGTTACAAAATTTGTTCATGTATCCACAGATGAAGTTTACGGGGAATTAGATTTTGACCCGACGACATTTTTTACAGAAGAAACCCCAATACAACCAAACAGTCCCTACAGTGCAAGTAAAGCATCGTCTGATCTATTAGTCCGTGCATATCATGAAACGTATGAATTGCCAGTCAATATAACCCGTTGTTCAAATAACTACGGTCCTTATCATTTTCCTGAGAAGCTGATTCCATTAACGATATCTAGGATATTGAATGATCAAAAGGTTCCAGTATACGGTGATGGAAAGAACATTCGTGATTGGTTACATGTAATTGATCATTGTACTGCTATTGATCTCGTTATGCATGAGGGTATAAACGGCGAGGTTTATAATGTAGGTGGACATAACGAGCAGACAAATTTAGAAGTGGTTAAGACGATTATTAGAGCATTAGGTAAATCAGATGACTTAATAGAGTTCGTAAAGGACCGACTTGGCCATGATAAAAGATATGCGATTGATCCTACTAAATTAGAAAAATTAGGGTGGAAGCCAACGTATACCTTTGAAACTGGTATTGATCAGACGATTCAATGGTATTTAGATAATAAAGAATGGTGGGAGCATATTATTAGCGGAGAGTATCAAAGTTATTTCGAAAAACAATATAGTATCTAA
- the rfbD gene encoding dTDP-4-dehydrorhamnose reductase — protein sequence MKILVTGYTGQLGYDVVHHGLHHGLDMVGIGSKDLDITNREEVSQYVKKLKPDAIIHCAAFTAVDKAEDDIDACQYVNVDGTANLAEVSKALGAKFMYISTDYVFSGEGDTPFIETDEPNPIGQYGRSKLQGEEVVRQLLDHWFIVRISWVFGINGNNFVRTMLRLGETRHELNVVDDQFGSPTYTSDLARLLLDMIRTDKYGIYHASNEGYCSWADFAKEIFRQANMNVKVNSISSEEYPTRATRPKNSRMSKQKLTDNGFVLLPSWQDAVARYLKQLSQEVK from the coding sequence ATGAAGATTTTAGTCACTGGATATACAGGCCAACTGGGGTATGACGTTGTTCATCACGGGTTGCACCATGGTTTAGACATGGTGGGTATAGGATCTAAGGATTTAGATATAACGAATAGAGAAGAAGTTTCTCAGTATGTTAAAAAATTGAAACCAGATGCAATTATCCACTGTGCAGCGTTTACAGCTGTTGATAAAGCTGAAGATGATATTGATGCATGCCAATATGTCAATGTTGATGGTACAGCAAATTTGGCAGAAGTGTCTAAGGCATTAGGTGCAAAGTTTATGTATATAAGCACAGATTATGTGTTTAGTGGTGAAGGAGATACGCCATTTATTGAAACTGATGAACCTAATCCAATTGGGCAATATGGGAGGTCAAAGCTTCAAGGTGAAGAAGTTGTAAGACAATTATTGGATCACTGGTTTATTGTTCGCATTTCATGGGTGTTTGGTATCAATGGTAACAACTTTGTTAGGACAATGCTGCGATTAGGAGAAACTCGACACGAATTAAATGTTGTCGATGATCAGTTCGGTTCACCAACGTACACATCGGATTTGGCAAGATTATTATTAGATATGATTAGAACCGATAAATATGGAATATATCATGCTTCCAATGAAGGTTATTGTAGCTGGGCCGACTTTGCAAAAGAGATATTTAGACAAGCTAATATGAATGTAAAAGTGAATTCTATCTCATCAGAGGAATACCCTACAAGAGCCACAAGACCAAAAAATTCGCGAATGTCAAAGCAAAAACTGACTGATAATGGTTTTGTTCTATTACCATCATGGCAGGATGCAGTAGCGAGATACCTCAAACAATTATCACAGGAGGTAAAATAA
- the rfbC gene encoding dTDP-4-dehydrorhamnose 3,5-epimerase has translation MKITKTILDGVVILEPNVFGDHRGWFMETYNETKFIDAGKDVNFVQDNHSFSAAKGTLRGLHFQLNPKAQTKLVRCTKGAIYDVAVDIRKGSSTYGKWFGLELTEENKKQLLIPKGFAHGFMTLTEDTEVQYKVDEFYAPECDRGIIWNDPDLGIEWPMELKPILSEKDEKAPLLKDAESFNDGQ, from the coding sequence ATGAAAATTACGAAGACCATTTTAGATGGTGTGGTCATTTTAGAACCTAATGTATTTGGAGATCACCGCGGTTGGTTTATGGAAACATACAATGAAACAAAATTTATTGATGCAGGGAAAGATGTAAACTTTGTTCAGGATAATCATTCTTTCTCTGCAGCAAAAGGTACTCTTAGAGGGCTGCATTTTCAATTAAATCCGAAAGCACAGACAAAATTGGTACGTTGTACTAAGGGAGCAATTTATGATGTAGCGGTTGATATACGAAAAGGTAGTTCAACATATGGAAAATGGTTTGGTTTAGAATTGACTGAAGAAAATAAAAAGCAATTACTAATACCAAAAGGATTTGCACATGGTTTTATGACTTTAACTGAAGATACGGAAGTTCAATATAAAGTGGACGAGTTTTATGCTCCTGAGTGTGACAGAGGTATCATTTGGAATGATCCTGACCTTGGCATAGAATGGCCAATGGAACTAAAGCCAATATTATCAGAAAAAGATGAAAAGGCCCCATTACTAAAGGATGCGGAAAGTTTCAATGATGGGCAGTGA
- the rfbA gene encoding glucose-1-phosphate thymidylyltransferase RfbA: protein MKGIILAGGSGTRLYPLTMVTSKQLLPVYDKPMIFYPLSTLMLAGIKDILVISTPEDTPRFESLLGNGSQFGLNLKYKVQPRPEGLAQAFLIGEEFIGNDSVAMILGDNIYYGSGMRKILQRAASKESGATVFGYHVQDPQRFGVMEFDKNGKVISVEEKPKVPKSNYAVTGLYFYDNRVVDIAKDIQPSERGELEITSINEAYLKMGDLNVELLGRGFTWLDTGTHQSLVAATNFVKTVEEHQGIKIAAPEEVAFINGWITKEQLWECGEKLSKTGYGQYLMKVANGEIQY from the coding sequence ATGAAAGGTATTATTTTAGCAGGCGGCAGTGGTACTAGACTTTACCCATTAACAATGGTAACAAGTAAGCAATTACTCCCAGTCTATGATAAACCAATGATTTTTTATCCTCTATCAACCTTAATGCTAGCAGGGATTAAGGATATATTAGTTATTTCAACCCCAGAGGATACTCCGCGCTTTGAGTCTCTGTTGGGTAACGGTTCACAATTCGGTTTAAATCTAAAATATAAAGTTCAACCAAGACCTGAGGGATTAGCTCAGGCTTTTTTAATTGGTGAAGAATTTATTGGAAATGATTCTGTTGCCATGATTTTAGGGGACAACATTTATTATGGTAGTGGTATGAGGAAAATACTTCAACGTGCAGCTAGCAAAGAAAGTGGTGCTACTGTATTTGGGTATCATGTCCAAGACCCACAACGCTTTGGGGTTATGGAATTTGATAAGAATGGTAAGGTAATTAGTGTAGAAGAAAAACCGAAAGTTCCAAAATCCAACTATGCTGTAACTGGATTATACTTTTATGATAACCGTGTAGTCGATATCGCTAAAGATATTCAGCCTTCTGAACGTGGTGAACTTGAAATTACGTCAATAAATGAAGCGTACTTAAAAATGGGAGACCTAAATGTCGAGTTGTTAGGAAGAGGCTTTACTTGGTTGGATACAGGAACGCATCAAAGCTTAGTTGCTGCGACTAATTTTGTTAAGACAGTAGAAGAACATCAAGGAATTAAAATTGCTGCTCCTGAGGAAGTTGCTTTTATTAATGGTTGGATTACTAAGGAACAGTTATGGGAGTGCGGTGAAAAACTTAGTAAAACTGGTTATGGCCAATATTTAATGAAAGTTGCCAATGGAGAAATTCAATATTAA
- a CDS encoding lipopolysaccharide biosynthesis protein → MKPIIGILLRKSFVRNVVLMITGTASAQLVSLVLTPVISRIYGPEAYGLMGVFISIIGILSPIASLTYPIAIVLPKTDNDAIGLIRLSLLISTSIATFVVIQLTLFNQQIAEIFHIEDLASFLYLIPLVIFFAGLYQVVEQWLIRTKQFKVTAKVTFLQSLIVQGSKVGIGFMYPFPSILIVLTAFSQALRAVLMIIFSDKKNLNNHLSNQSSIKDLAKKYKDFPIYRGPQSFLNSVSENIPILMLTSFFGPASVGFYTICRTVLAIPTQLIGKSLGDVFYPRISEAANNGEDLGNLNKKATNILISIGVVPFGLVILFGPGLFEFVFGEEWLIAGKYARWIALWSFSTFILQPSIRALPVLNAQALHLKYTGFSLLIRSCALAFGYYAFSSDLIAIALFGVLSGILNIVLIIVTFRISKKRSDVLVSTKS, encoded by the coding sequence ATGAAACCAATAATTGGAATACTATTACGAAAAAGTTTTGTGAGAAATGTAGTATTAATGATAACCGGAACAGCATCAGCTCAATTAGTCTCATTGGTATTAACTCCGGTAATATCCCGTATTTATGGGCCAGAAGCATATGGCTTAATGGGTGTATTTATATCAATTATAGGAATTCTTTCACCAATAGCGTCATTAACTTATCCTATAGCTATTGTACTTCCTAAAACTGATAATGATGCTATAGGGTTAATCCGACTTTCTTTATTGATCTCGACTTCAATTGCGACGTTTGTAGTTATTCAATTAACATTATTTAATCAACAAATAGCTGAAATATTTCATATTGAAGATCTAGCGTCATTTTTATATCTTATTCCTCTAGTAATTTTTTTCGCTGGATTATATCAGGTTGTTGAACAATGGCTTATCCGAACAAAGCAATTCAAAGTCACAGCTAAAGTTACATTTTTACAATCTTTAATAGTACAAGGCAGTAAAGTTGGTATTGGATTTATGTATCCATTTCCTTCAATACTTATTGTTTTAACAGCCTTCAGTCAAGCATTAAGAGCAGTTCTAATGATAATATTCTCAGATAAAAAAAACTTAAATAATCATTTGTCTAACCAATCATCTATAAAGGATCTTGCTAAAAAATATAAAGACTTTCCAATATATAGAGGACCACAATCATTTTTAAACTCAGTGTCTGAAAATATTCCAATCTTAATGTTGACAAGCTTCTTTGGTCCTGCTTCTGTAGGATTCTATACTATTTGTCGGACAGTGCTAGCCATTCCCACACAACTTATTGGCAAATCTTTGGGTGATGTTTTTTATCCTCGCATTTCTGAAGCTGCTAATAATGGCGAAGATCTTGGTAACTTGAATAAGAAAGCAACTAATATACTTATATCAATAGGTGTCGTTCCGTTCGGGCTAGTTATTTTGTTTGGTCCTGGGCTATTCGAGTTTGTGTTTGGAGAGGAATGGTTAATAGCTGGAAAATATGCTAGGTGGATAGCCTTATGGAGTTTTTCAACCTTTATCCTACAGCCTAGTATAAGAGCCTTGCCAGTGTTAAATGCTCAAGCATTACATCTAAAATACACTGGCTTTTCCTTATTAATTAGGAGTTGTGCTCTTGCATTTGGATACTATGCGTTTTCTAGTGATTTAATAGCAATTGCATTATTTGGAGTTTTAAGTGGGATATTAAATATTGTATTAATTATTGTTACATTTAGAATTAGTAAAAAGCGTTCTGATGTCTTAGTATCTACGAAATCATAG
- a CDS encoding EpsG family protein produces MIFYGLLAILTSIFATITAKCKDNISRGVMLFITVFTPSFFAAVRYGIGTDYFSYKQGFTNLELGWGSNSEISYKIISELIIMLGGDFQLLLFIIEAITVLFIYFALDYHKKHLNVGIGMFVFMLLFYQMSYNTMLQVTAMAIILYSIRYILEKRLILFSLFVLLAVTFHFSVLVIYPFYFIYQLIGSNKKLDKFIRIILYVLILFISYYYDIILTGLVPEHYKHYLQRDPSLELGFGVLILNLPYIVAANYLYRKFKENCNVFIFYYCTYFVGFILNFSIYYASTFAYRLSWNFIIVQIILLPYLIEKFWGNKRYFFGWLLVFFIIFTWWYRYFYAQNDETVPYEWIFNV; encoded by the coding sequence ATGATTTTTTATGGCCTTTTGGCGATTCTAACTAGTATCTTTGCGACTATTACTGCAAAGTGTAAAGATAATATATCAAGAGGAGTTATGCTTTTTATAACAGTCTTTACACCTTCATTTTTTGCTGCTGTAAGGTACGGTATTGGCACAGATTATTTTAGCTATAAGCAAGGTTTTACTAATCTAGAACTAGGCTGGGGTAGCAATTCTGAAATAAGCTACAAGATAATTAGTGAATTAATAATTATGTTAGGTGGGGACTTTCAACTTCTTTTATTTATAATAGAAGCGATTACAGTTCTTTTCATTTATTTTGCCCTCGATTACCACAAAAAACATCTAAACGTAGGTATAGGAATGTTTGTTTTTATGTTGTTATTCTATCAAATGTCCTATAATACGATGTTACAAGTCACAGCTATGGCTATTATATTATATAGCATAAGATATATCTTAGAGAAAAGATTAATTTTATTTTCTCTTTTTGTATTATTAGCCGTTACTTTTCACTTTTCAGTTTTGGTTATATACCCCTTCTATTTTATATATCAGTTAATTGGTAGTAATAAAAAACTAGATAAATTTATTAGGATTATTCTCTATGTATTAATACTATTTATCTCATATTATTATGACATAATATTGACTGGCCTAGTCCCTGAGCATTATAAGCATTACTTGCAAAGAGATCCCTCATTAGAATTAGGCTTTGGGGTCTTAATATTAAATTTGCCTTATATAGTGGCTGCTAATTATTTATATAGAAAGTTTAAAGAAAATTGTAATGTGTTTATTTTTTACTATTGTACTTACTTTGTAGGTTTCATTTTAAATTTTTCGATTTATTACGCAAGCACATTCGCATATAGATTGTCTTGGAATTTTATTATAGTACAAATCATTTTGCTGCCATATCTTATCGAAAAATTTTGGGGGAATAAGAGGTACTTTTTTGGTTGGTTGTTAGTATTTTTTATAATTTTCACTTGGTGGTATCGTTATTTTTATGCACAGAATGACGAAACAGTGCCGTATGAATGGATTTTTAATGTATAA
- a CDS encoding glycosyltransferase family 2 protein, whose translation MSKVSIILPAYNVEQFIGECLISLVNQTFKDIEIIIVNDGSNDSTLKIIENWRGKDNRIEVINTHNYGAGSARNRGLRFAKSEYVIFIDPDDSCEETMIEELYSAIIKHDVDIAICNYYEVKEKGRIKMVVGGPYNKKILNKDEKNVLFNVNPTPWNKLFRRKLLIENNIKFPVDFRREDLFVISCSLMMANSIVCIEKPLYNYRVLRPGSATQANAKTLTDVLEILKLIKEYAISNNIYNYWFEEIEMISLKYGIMWYKISLNNCSFKNIRKYRYDYINFFRSNFNHFKSNKYYIEQNGSVSVQRKILDNFLFTKVGPYFIYLIYKLKKEIKRKKDL comes from the coding sequence ATGTCAAAAGTAAGCATAATATTACCTGCATATAATGTTGAGCAATTTATTGGTGAATGTTTAATTTCACTTGTTAACCAAACATTTAAAGATATTGAAATAATAATAGTCAATGACGGGTCAAACGATAGTACTCTTAAGATAATAGAAAATTGGAGGGGAAAGGATAACAGGATAGAGGTTATTAACACACACAATTATGGGGCAGGTTCAGCAAGAAATAGAGGATTACGTTTTGCCAAATCTGAATATGTCATTTTTATTGATCCAGATGATTCGTGTGAAGAAACAATGATTGAAGAGTTATATTCTGCAATTATTAAACATGATGTTGACATAGCGATATGTAACTATTACGAAGTCAAGGAAAAAGGTAGGATTAAGATGGTGGTGGGAGGTCCTTATAATAAGAAAATATTAAATAAAGACGAAAAGAATGTCTTGTTTAATGTGAATCCTACTCCATGGAATAAACTTTTTAGAAGAAAACTATTGATTGAAAATAATATAAAATTTCCCGTGGATTTCAGAAGAGAAGATTTATTTGTAATTAGTTGTTCATTAATGATGGCAAACAGTATTGTATGTATTGAAAAGCCTCTTTATAACTACAGAGTACTAAGGCCAGGTAGTGCAACACAAGCAAATGCAAAAACGTTAACAGATGTATTGGAGATACTAAAATTAATAAAAGAGTATGCAATAAGTAACAACATATATAATTACTGGTTTGAAGAAATTGAGATGATAAGCTTAAAGTACGGAATAATGTGGTATAAGATATCACTAAATAATTGTAGTTTTAAAAATATAAGAAAATACAGATATGATTATATCAATTTTTTTAGAAGTAACTTTAATCATTTTAAATCTAACAAGTATTATATTGAGCAAAATGGAAGTGTGAGTGTGCAACGGAAAATACTCGACAATTTTCTATTTACAAAAGTGGGTCCCTATTTTATTTATTTAATATATAAGTTAAAAAAAGAAATAAAGAGGAAAAAAGATCTATGA